A genomic stretch from Bordetella sp. N includes:
- a CDS encoding TonB-dependent siderophore receptor has translation MTLQRPSRHAAARATRPAGLPMALTLRAAACLTLGAAAVPLAAHAQAAPATQAGRNAGTAIAQASQTAPNTAAALLSFDIPAGPLDTALTHYARIARVNLSYDVALIKASSTQGLQGRYSALNGLDRLLAGSGIEAAPQAAGGYVLRPAPRPPATGEATLPTVSVTGRATGDSTGFVATATAVGTKTDTPIIDVPASVSVITRQEMDTRGVQNLQQAIAYTSSVAVDEYGADDRYDYFRIRGFDETTLGTYRDGLPARVPAWFTASRVEPYGLERVDVLKGSTSTLFGLNAPGGLVNAITKRPTDEPLAELYTTQGAGHNEAGFDVGGPVDEAGKWKYRLTGMWQNADYGYDYTKDNRLYIAPALTYSPDANTTLTLLADYSKRESSTARSFPADADISLNKFLGEPSFHQFNTRQSDVGWLFEHKFGNGWTVRSNARYTHIDLDYRDVYGADLDPTADRTAFSVAGKSDRYTIDNQVQYDTRWKSLESKTLAGFDYTDDNTHENILLGTAPGIDIYHPVYTGRSSISLDPYVNWRVKQQALGVYGQEQLTYRAWILTLGVRQDHVNTKAIYYDTGTQDNDTASAFTRRIGLTYKWTEGLATYVNYSESFQPLVAPTANGYTVGGSLKPQDGTQYEAGMKWQPAGTDALFTASVFDLKQTNVPDSITETEQRQIGKVGVRGLELEGKFALAERLNASLAYSYWHGRILRDGLDGNTGNRPDHVPNHLASAWLDYTIPGDGWRGNLTLGAGVRYVGQTFGDSANDVSIGGHAVFDASAKYDINKRVSLQINATNLFDRKYKASCDTVSCYYGDPRAVYATLRYRM, from the coding sequence ATGACTTTGCAACGTCCTTCGCGTCACGCCGCCGCTCGCGCGACACGCCCCGCCGGTTTGCCCATGGCGCTGACACTGCGGGCTGCCGCATGCCTGACCCTGGGCGCCGCTGCCGTGCCGCTGGCCGCGCACGCCCAGGCCGCGCCCGCCACCCAAGCCGGGCGCAATGCAGGGACGGCCATCGCCCAGGCCAGCCAGACAGCCCCGAACACCGCCGCCGCGCTGCTGTCCTTCGACATTCCCGCCGGCCCCCTCGACACGGCGCTCACGCATTACGCGCGGATCGCGCGCGTCAACCTGTCGTACGACGTGGCCCTGATCAAGGCCTCCTCCACGCAAGGCTTGCAGGGCCGCTACTCCGCCCTCAACGGCCTGGATCGCCTGCTGGCGGGCAGCGGCATCGAAGCCGCTCCCCAGGCGGCCGGCGGCTACGTACTGCGGCCCGCGCCCCGTCCGCCCGCCACCGGCGAGGCCACGCTGCCGACGGTGTCCGTCACGGGCCGCGCCACCGGCGACAGCACCGGCTTCGTTGCCACCGCCACGGCGGTCGGCACCAAAACCGATACGCCCATCATCGACGTCCCCGCGTCCGTGTCGGTGATCACACGGCAGGAAATGGATACGCGCGGGGTGCAGAACCTGCAGCAGGCCATCGCCTACACGTCCAGCGTCGCTGTCGACGAGTACGGCGCCGACGACCGCTACGACTATTTCCGCATCCGCGGCTTCGACGAAACCACCCTGGGCACCTACCGCGACGGCCTGCCCGCGCGCGTGCCGGCCTGGTTCACCGCCAGCCGCGTCGAACCGTATGGGCTGGAACGGGTGGACGTGCTGAAAGGCTCGACCTCCACCTTGTTCGGCCTGAACGCGCCGGGCGGCCTGGTCAACGCCATCACCAAGCGTCCGACCGACGAACCGCTGGCCGAGCTCTACACCACGCAGGGCGCGGGCCACAATGAAGCGGGCTTCGATGTCGGCGGCCCGGTCGACGAAGCGGGCAAATGGAAATATCGCCTGACCGGCATGTGGCAGAACGCCGATTACGGGTATGACTACACCAAGGACAACCGGCTCTACATCGCCCCCGCGCTGACCTATAGTCCAGACGCCAACACCACGCTGACCCTGCTCGCCGACTACAGCAAGCGGGAAAGCTCGACGGCGCGTTCCTTCCCCGCCGACGCGGACATCAGCCTCAATAAATTCCTGGGCGAACCCAGCTTCCACCAATTCAACACCCGCCAGTCGGATGTCGGCTGGCTGTTCGAGCACAAGTTCGGCAACGGCTGGACGGTGCGCTCCAACGCGCGCTATACCCACATCGACCTGGACTACCGGGACGTCTACGGCGCCGACCTCGATCCCACCGCGGATCGCACGGCATTCTCCGTCGCCGGGAAGAGCGACCGCTACACCATCGACAATCAGGTTCAGTACGACACCCGCTGGAAGTCCCTGGAAAGCAAGACGCTGGCCGGCTTCGACTACACCGACGACAACACGCACGAGAACATCCTGCTGGGCACGGCGCCTGGCATAGACATCTACCACCCCGTCTACACCGGCCGTTCCAGCATCTCGCTCGACCCCTACGTCAACTGGCGGGTGAAACAGCAGGCGCTGGGCGTATACGGGCAGGAGCAGCTGACCTACCGTGCGTGGATACTCACGCTGGGCGTGCGCCAGGACCATGTGAACACCAAGGCCATCTACTACGACACCGGCACGCAGGACAACGACACCGCGTCCGCGTTCACCCGGCGCATCGGCCTGACCTACAAGTGGACCGAAGGGCTGGCCACTTACGTGAACTATTCGGAGTCCTTCCAGCCGCTGGTGGCGCCGACGGCCAACGGCTATACGGTGGGCGGCTCGTTGAAGCCCCAGGACGGCACGCAATACGAAGCCGGCATGAAGTGGCAGCCGGCCGGCACGGACGCCTTGTTCACCGCGTCGGTGTTCGACCTGAAGCAGACCAATGTGCCGGACTCCATCACAGAAACCGAACAGCGCCAGATCGGCAAGGTGGGCGTGCGCGGCCTTGAACTGGAAGGCAAGTTCGCCCTGGCCGAACGCCTGAACGCGTCACTGGCCTATTCCTACTGGCACGGCCGCATCCTGCGCGATGGCCTGGACGGCAATACCGGCAATCGGCCGGACCATGTGCCCAATCATCTGGCATCGGCGTGGCTGGACTACACGATTCCGGGCGACGGCTGGCGCGGCAACCTGACCCTGGGCGCTGGCGTGCGTTACGTCGGCCAGACCTTCGGCGACAGCGCCAATGACGTGTCGATCGGCGGCCACGCGGTGTTCGACGCATCGGCCAAGTACGACATCAACAAACGCGTCAGCCTGCAGATCAACGCGACCAATCTGTTCGACCGCAAGTACAAGGCGTCTTGCGACACGGTGAGCTGCTACTACGGCGATCCGCGCGCGGTCTACGCGACCCTGCGCTACCGCATGTAG
- a CDS encoding FecR domain-containing protein, with the protein MSVDRALASAGGNMCIPEDAVNAAIAWAVKLHFNAPSAETRRAFDTWREAAPAHAAAWQRVQALATDAGRTPNALVADTLRRADAATAARAPGRRRMLAWLAAGGVAALAGKVTYDRAPWQRLLADVSTGVGDQRTLTLEDGTQIVLNTDSAISTAFAREQREVVLRRGEVLVATGADVPAHRPFWVRTPYGSLQALGTRFDVRLDDDGARLSVQEGAVRVHPGGGDRAILAEAGQRWRFDRAGAVPAPASGLRDDSWAQGVIVAEDARLDDLLAELSRYRVGRIACDPRIAAVKVSGIYQVHDTEEALRFLARTHALRITTRARFWISVEPAAA; encoded by the coding sequence ATGAGTGTGGACCGGGCCCTGGCCAGCGCGGGCGGCAATATGTGTATTCCCGAGGACGCCGTGAATGCGGCAATCGCCTGGGCCGTCAAACTGCATTTCAATGCGCCGAGCGCGGAGACGCGGCGGGCTTTCGATACCTGGCGTGAGGCTGCCCCAGCCCATGCCGCCGCGTGGCAACGCGTGCAGGCGCTGGCCACGGACGCGGGCCGGACGCCCAATGCACTGGTGGCCGATACGCTGCGGCGCGCCGATGCCGCCACCGCGGCCCGGGCCCCGGGCCGGCGCCGGATGCTGGCCTGGCTGGCGGCGGGCGGCGTGGCCGCCCTGGCCGGCAAGGTCACATATGACCGAGCGCCCTGGCAGCGTCTGCTTGCCGACGTCAGCACGGGTGTCGGTGACCAGCGGACCTTGACCCTGGAAGACGGCACGCAGATCGTCCTGAATACGGATAGCGCCATCAGCACTGCCTTCGCTCGCGAGCAGCGCGAGGTGGTCCTGCGGCGTGGTGAGGTCCTGGTGGCGACGGGCGCGGATGTACCTGCGCACCGGCCCTTCTGGGTGCGCACGCCCTATGGTTCGTTGCAGGCGCTGGGCACCCGCTTCGACGTTCGCCTAGATGACGATGGCGCGCGGCTCAGCGTGCAGGAAGGCGCCGTGCGCGTGCATCCGGGGGGCGGTGACCGCGCCATCCTCGCCGAGGCGGGCCAACGTTGGCGCTTCGACCGCGCCGGCGCCGTGCCCGCGCCGGCCAGTGGCTTGCGTGACGACAGCTGGGCCCAGGGCGTCATCGTCGCCGAGGACGCCCGCCTGGATGACCTGCTGGCGGAATTGTCCCGCTACCGCGTCGGCCGTATCGCCTGCGATCCCCGCATCGCTGCCGTGAAGGTCTCCGGCATCTACCAGGTGCACGACACTGAGGAAGCCTTGCGCTTCCTGGCCAGGACGCACGCCCTGCGGATAACGACGCGCGCCCGCTTCTGGATCTCGGTGGAGCCCGCCGCCGCCTGA
- a CDS encoding 5'-3'-deoxyribonucleotidase, whose translation MLILLDQDGVLADFEHAFLDAWRQRYPYIPPIEYEDRKSFHILEDYPPELRIRAEAIYTEPGFIRNLPPVPGAIEAARELLELGLDVRICSSPLRQYENNVAEKYHWVDRHLGREWTERLILTRDKTLVHGDILVDDRPAITGATRPHWRHIIFDAPYNRQETGRPRMTWANWRNVLGGELYRSDR comes from the coding sequence ATGTTGATCCTGCTCGATCAAGACGGCGTGCTGGCCGATTTCGAACACGCCTTCCTGGACGCCTGGCGCCAGCGCTATCCCTATATTCCGCCCATCGAATACGAGGATCGCAAGTCCTTCCATATCCTGGAAGACTATCCGCCGGAATTGCGCATCCGCGCCGAGGCCATCTACACCGAGCCGGGCTTCATCCGCAATCTGCCGCCAGTCCCCGGCGCCATCGAAGCCGCGCGGGAACTGCTGGAACTGGGCCTGGATGTGCGGATCTGCAGCTCACCCTTGCGCCAGTATGAAAACAACGTGGCCGAGAAATACCACTGGGTCGACCGCCACCTGGGGCGGGAATGGACCGAACGCCTGATCCTGACTCGCGACAAGACCCTCGTCCACGGCGACATCCTGGTCGATGACCGGCCCGCCATCACCGGCGCGACCCGCCCCCACTGGCGCCACATCATTTTCGACGCCCCCTACAACCGCCAGGAAACGGGACGGCCCCGCATGACCTGGGCCAATTGGCGCAACGTGCTCGGCGGCGAGCTTTACCGCTCGGACCGGTAA
- the thpR gene encoding RNA 2',3'-cyclic phosphodiesterase, whose amino-acid sequence MNGPRDDRPASAAGPGRHGPDAPSRPRPATDQAAVRNVRLFFALWPDAATLRALTDWCAQAHAVCGGRVMRPDTLHLTLAFLGQVPADLVDPLIRLTKERPFAPGHLRLDRYGVFARQGIVWAGPADGAPALSEQVAGLWRDLAALGKLRPDHPFRPHVTLLRNVDTKALATALPPAPPALDWRYDRCVLVQSIQDGQSRYEVKASSR is encoded by the coding sequence ATGAATGGACCGAGAGACGATCGGCCCGCGTCGGCCGCGGGACCGGGCCGCCATGGACCGGACGCCCCGTCGCGGCCGCGGCCAGCGACGGACCAAGCCGCGGTCCGGAACGTCCGGCTCTTCTTCGCGTTGTGGCCGGATGCCGCCACGCTGCGGGCGCTGACGGACTGGTGCGCGCAGGCGCACGCCGTCTGCGGGGGCCGGGTGATGCGGCCCGACACCTTGCACCTGACACTGGCGTTCCTCGGCCAGGTCCCCGCCGATCTCGTCGATCCCTTGATCCGTCTGACGAAAGAACGACCGTTCGCGCCCGGACATCTGCGCCTGGACCGCTACGGCGTGTTCGCGCGGCAAGGCATCGTCTGGGCCGGCCCCGCCGATGGCGCACCGGCGCTTTCTGAGCAGGTGGCAGGCCTGTGGCGCGACCTGGCGGCGCTGGGCAAGCTGCGGCCCGACCACCCCTTCCGTCCGCATGTCACCTTGCTGCGCAATGTCGATACCAAGGCGCTGGCGACGGCGCTGCCACCCGCGCCGCCCGCGCTGGACTGGCGCTACGACCGCTGCGTACTCGTGCAATCCATCCAGGACGGCCAGTCACGCTACGAGGTCAAGGCCAGCAGCCGCTGA
- a CDS encoding sigma-70 family RNA polymerase sigma factor, with protein MQEAGPGALSATEHRVQHALQTLYREHHGWLQGWLQRRLDNNAFDAADLAQDTFVRVLTKPEPVSMRQPRAFLTAIAKGLLVDLWRRRELERAWLEALALLPEPETPSPEERLCLFQTLAAIDYALARLPQRARQVFMWARLEGMSCPAIVERLGVSLATVERDLAAALRLCYAARFEA; from the coding sequence ATGCAAGAGGCCGGGCCCGGTGCCCTCTCCGCCACCGAGCACCGTGTGCAGCACGCCTTGCAGACGCTTTACCGCGAGCATCACGGCTGGCTGCAAGGATGGTTGCAGCGGCGCCTGGACAACAACGCCTTCGACGCGGCGGATCTGGCGCAGGACACCTTCGTCCGGGTGCTGACCAAACCCGAACCCGTGTCGATGCGCCAGCCGCGTGCGTTCCTGACCGCCATCGCCAAGGGCTTGCTGGTCGATCTCTGGCGCCGCCGCGAACTGGAGCGCGCCTGGCTGGAAGCCCTGGCCCTGCTGCCCGAACCTGAAACGCCGTCGCCGGAAGAGCGCCTGTGTCTGTTCCAGACACTGGCCGCCATCGACTATGCGCTCGCCCGGCTGCCTCAACGCGCGCGCCAGGTATTCATGTGGGCGCGTCTGGAAGGCATGTCGTGCCCGGCGATCGTCGAACGCCTGGGCGTGTCGCTGGCGACGGTCGAACGCGACCTGGCCGCCGCGCTGCGCCTTTGCTACGCGGCGCGCTTCGAAGCATGA
- a CDS encoding NAD(P)H-dependent oxidoreductase has protein sequence MNLYRMLKQRESEEKPIGVALIGAGKFGSMFLSQAHRTPGMRLVAVADLKPDAARAALTKVGWPAAALQAKSVGDARRNGGVFCTDETERVIAHGDIDVVIDATGNAAAGIRHVLACCEHGKHIIMVNVEADALAGPLLARKAREAGIVYSLAYGDQPALICEMVDWARASGFEVIAAGKGTKYLPAFHTSTPDTVWPYYGFTPEMVAAGDFNAQMFNSFLDGTKSAIEMAAVSNATGLLPAPSGLHFPPCGVDDLARVMRPRDDGGMLHHRGQVETVSSIERDGRPVYRDLRWGVFVTLAADSDYVRRCFKEYGVVTDPSGNYSAMYKPYHLMGMELGISVASAALRREPTGSPSGWHGDVIATAKRELPAGTVLDGEGGYTVYGRLMPAKDSVEGGYLPLGLAHDVKLKVGVRATQALRWSDVEYDADSPVVQLRREMEGGHR, from the coding sequence ATGAACCTGTATCGCATGCTCAAGCAGCGCGAATCGGAAGAGAAACCCATCGGCGTCGCCCTTATCGGCGCCGGCAAGTTCGGCTCTATGTTTCTCAGCCAGGCCCACCGCACGCCCGGCATGCGCCTGGTGGCAGTCGCCGACCTCAAGCCCGACGCGGCCCGCGCGGCCTTGACCAAGGTAGGCTGGCCGGCGGCCGCGCTGCAGGCCAAGTCCGTCGGCGACGCGCGCCGCAACGGCGGCGTGTTCTGCACCGACGAGACCGAACGCGTGATCGCCCATGGCGACATCGACGTGGTGATCGACGCCACCGGCAACGCCGCGGCCGGCATCCGCCACGTCCTGGCCTGCTGCGAGCACGGCAAGCACATCATCATGGTCAACGTCGAAGCCGACGCGCTGGCGGGGCCGCTGCTGGCCCGCAAGGCTCGCGAAGCCGGCATCGTCTATTCCCTGGCCTATGGCGACCAGCCCGCCCTGATCTGCGAAATGGTCGACTGGGCACGGGCCAGCGGTTTCGAGGTCATCGCCGCCGGCAAGGGCACCAAGTACCTGCCGGCGTTCCACACGTCCACCCCCGACACCGTCTGGCCCTACTACGGCTTCACGCCGGAAATGGTCGCGGCGGGCGACTTCAACGCGCAGATGTTCAACAGCTTTCTCGACGGCACCAAGAGCGCCATCGAGATGGCGGCGGTGTCCAATGCCACGGGCCTGCTGCCGGCGCCGTCCGGCCTGCACTTCCCGCCCTGCGGCGTCGACGACCTGGCCCGCGTGATGCGGCCGCGCGACGACGGCGGCATGCTGCATCACCGGGGCCAGGTGGAAACCGTGTCGTCGATCGAACGCGACGGCCGGCCGGTCTACCGGGATCTGCGCTGGGGCGTCTTCGTCACCCTGGCGGCCGACAGCGACTACGTGCGCCGTTGCTTCAAGGAATACGGCGTGGTCACCGATCCCAGCGGCAACTACTCCGCCATGTACAAGCCCTATCACCTGATGGGGATGGAGCTGGGCATCAGCGTGGCCAGCGCCGCCCTGCGGCGCGAGCCCACGGGATCGCCAAGCGGCTGGCATGGCGATGTCATCGCCACCGCCAAGCGCGAACTGCCCGCCGGCACGGTGCTGGATGGCGAAGGCGGCTACACCGTGTACGGCCGCTTGATGCCGGCCAAGGACTCCGTCGAGGGCGGCTACCTGCCCCTGGGCCTGGCCCATGACGTCAAGCTCAAGGTGGGCGTGCGTGCCACCCAGGCCCTGCGCTGGTCCGATGTGGAATACGACGCTGATTCTCCGGTGGTGCAGCTGCGCCGCGAGATGGAAGGGGGCCACCGCTGA
- a CDS encoding efflux transporter outer membrane subunit yields the protein MKHLKRFSMSLLTTLILAGCSVTPTYERPAAPASAAFKEALPADQAGQWKTAQPAEDQLRGAWWELFKDDQLNRLENQAQAANQNLRAAAARLAQARALQQQTRASLFPEVTANFGPTRQRASPASQGLPDNGSATSTTLWRAQAGVSYEADLWGRVSANVDAATADAQQSEALLRSVQLALQADVAQNYFQVRQLDAERQVYVQTLDLREQTLKLVERRYKEGDISELDVARARSELASAQSEALGIDRNRAGAEHALAVLLGLAPSEFTLPATPLARIDLRVPAGLPSGLLERRPDIAAAERAMAAANDRIGAARAAFFPQLDITGYAGYESSQLGHLFQWSSRTFLLGPLTGAMLSLPIFDAGRRQAGVDRARAVYEEDVANYRQSVLGAFREVEDNLANLRILDDQIGAQDRAVQASSRAAQLSHTQYKEGSISYLDVIDSDRTVLAQQRISAQLDGARALSTVNLIRALGGGWDLPTPQVSETGQITPVAAPEKAATPATTPVAAR from the coding sequence ATGAAGCACCTGAAACGCTTTTCTATGTCCTTGCTGACGACGCTGATCCTGGCGGGCTGCTCGGTGACGCCCACCTACGAGCGTCCGGCCGCCCCCGCATCGGCGGCGTTCAAGGAAGCCCTGCCGGCCGACCAGGCCGGCCAGTGGAAAACCGCCCAGCCCGCCGAAGACCAATTGCGCGGCGCCTGGTGGGAATTGTTCAAGGATGACCAGCTGAACCGTCTGGAAAACCAGGCGCAGGCGGCCAACCAGAACCTGCGGGCCGCCGCCGCCCGCCTGGCCCAGGCCCGCGCCCTGCAACAGCAGACGCGCGCCAGCCTGTTCCCGGAAGTCACGGCCAACTTCGGGCCGACGCGCCAGCGCGCGTCGCCGGCCTCGCAAGGGCTGCCTGATAACGGCTCGGCCACGTCCACCACCTTGTGGCGCGCGCAGGCGGGGGTGTCCTACGAGGCCGACCTGTGGGGCCGCGTGTCGGCCAACGTCGATGCCGCCACGGCCGACGCGCAACAGAGCGAAGCGCTGCTGCGTTCGGTGCAGCTGGCCTTGCAGGCCGATGTGGCGCAGAACTACTTCCAGGTCCGCCAGCTGGACGCCGAGCGCCAGGTCTATGTGCAGACCCTGGACCTGCGCGAGCAGACCCTGAAGCTGGTCGAGCGCCGCTATAAGGAAGGCGACATCAGCGAACTGGACGTGGCGCGGGCGCGTTCGGAACTGGCCTCGGCGCAGTCGGAAGCCCTGGGCATCGACCGCAACCGCGCCGGCGCCGAACACGCGCTGGCCGTGCTGCTGGGCCTGGCGCCGTCCGAGTTCACCCTGCCGGCCACGCCGCTGGCGCGCATCGACCTGCGCGTGCCGGCCGGCCTGCCGTCGGGCTTGCTCGAACGCCGTCCCGACATCGCCGCCGCCGAGCGCGCGATGGCCGCGGCCAATGACCGCATCGGCGCGGCGCGCGCGGCCTTCTTCCCGCAGCTGGACATCACGGGCTATGCGGGCTACGAGTCGTCGCAGCTGGGCCATCTGTTCCAGTGGTCCAGCCGGACCTTCCTGCTGGGTCCGTTGACCGGCGCGATGTTGAGCCTGCCCATCTTCGACGCCGGCCGCCGCCAGGCCGGCGTGGACCGCGCCCGCGCGGTCTATGAAGAAGACGTGGCCAACTACCGCCAGAGCGTGCTGGGCGCCTTCCGTGAAGTGGAGGACAACCTGGCCAACCTGCGCATCCTGGATGACCAGATCGGCGCGCAGGACCGGGCTGTGCAAGCCTCGTCGCGGGCGGCGCAGCTGTCGCACACGCAGTACAAGGAAGGTTCGATCAGCTATCTGGACGTGATCGATTCGGACCGCACGGTGCTGGCGCAGCAACGCATCTCGGCCCAGCTGGATGGGGCGCGGGCGCTTTCGACCGTCAACCTGATCCGTGCGCTGGGCGGCGGCTGGGACCTGCCCACGCCGCAGGTCAGCGAGACCGGGCAGATCACGCCGGTGGCCGCGCCGGAAAAGGCGGCCACCCCGGCCACCACGCCGGTCGCCGCGCGCTAA